In one window of Ferriphaselus amnicola DNA:
- a CDS encoding RNA polymerase sigma factor, with protein MATHAELSGFLVATERRAYKHALYAVRDEHAALDIVQDAMLKLAEKYPEKPVEELPMLFHRILQNTIHDYFRRQKVRGLWTTLLSALSPRHDNEEEHDPLETLLDETKQHDAPETSLEQAQTLSAIEEALKDLPARQREAFLLRYWEEMDIAETAAIMGCSEGSVKTHCSRATHALAECLNAKGIKLP; from the coding sequence CTGGCCACCCACGCCGAACTTTCCGGCTTCCTCGTCGCAACCGAGCGTCGCGCCTACAAGCACGCACTCTATGCGGTACGCGACGAACATGCCGCGCTCGACATCGTGCAAGATGCAATGCTCAAACTTGCCGAGAAATATCCTGAGAAACCCGTGGAAGAGCTGCCGATGCTATTCCACCGCATCCTGCAAAACACCATCCACGACTACTTCCGCCGCCAGAAAGTGCGAGGTTTGTGGACAACGCTGCTGTCAGCACTCTCACCTCGGCACGACAACGAAGAAGAGCATGATCCGCTGGAAACCTTGTTGGATGAAACCAAGCAGCACGATGCTCCAGAGACCTCACTTGAGCAAGCACAAACCCTGTCCGCCATTGAGGAGGCACTAAAAGATTTGCCCGCGCGTCAACGCGAGGCATTTCTGCTGCGTTACTGGGAAGAGATGGATATTGCGGAAACGGCAGCGATCATGGGTTGCTCGGAGGGAAGCGTCAAGACTCACTGTTCGCGCGCCACTCACGCCCTCGCGGAATGTCTCAATGCAAAAGGAATCAAGCTACCATGA
- a CDS encoding DUF3106 domain-containing protein, whose translation MLFFTRLHLGYATLAACLLSAGVEASPIPWAKLTPLQQEALSPLASQWNNLPDPYQADMLKLANHYDNLTPEQKTRLHNRLLDWSRLTPQQRVQARQKYTAFQKVPPEKREMVKSMVKEQQATRTPPQPVSAPTPATAKQP comes from the coding sequence ATGCTGTTCTTTACCCGCCTCCACCTCGGTTACGCGACACTCGCAGCCTGCCTGTTATCGGCGGGCGTAGAAGCATCGCCGATCCCTTGGGCGAAGCTTACCCCGTTGCAACAGGAAGCGCTCTCTCCGTTAGCCAGTCAATGGAACAATCTGCCAGATCCATATCAGGCAGATATGCTAAAACTAGCGAACCACTACGATAATCTCACACCAGAACAAAAGACTCGACTGCATAATCGACTATTGGACTGGAGCAGACTAACCCCACAACAACGTGTGCAAGCGCGCCAAAAATACACCGCCTTCCAGAAAGTTCCACCTGAAAAACGGGAGATGGTGAAGAGTATGGTGAAAGAGCAGCAAGCCACACGCACGCCGCCTCAGCCCGTCAGCGCGCCTACTCCAGCTACTGCAAAGCAGCCCTAG
- a CDS encoding DUF3619 family protein yields MNNDFNIDSVKRLLNRSLTQLDQPTLVRLSEARQRALTAHTEDIRIPVLAESRGNTASHSEHSHHRLQQWGLILLLALGMFSCVTYWEQLSAPSDDEVDIAILIDDLPVEMYAD; encoded by the coding sequence ATGAACAACGACTTCAACATTGACTCAGTCAAGCGACTGCTGAACCGCTCACTGACGCAACTGGATCAACCCACGCTAGTCCGACTGAGCGAGGCACGTCAGCGAGCACTCACCGCTCACACTGAGGATATTCGCATCCCCGTTTTGGCCGAGTCACGCGGCAACACTGCGTCCCACTCTGAACACTCGCATCACCGCTTACAGCAGTGGGGATTGATTCTTTTGCTGGCGCTAGGCATGTTCAGCTGCGTCACCTATTGGGAGCAGCTATCCGCGCCCAGCGACGATGAGGTAGATATCGCCATCCTGATCGATGACTTGCCGGTTGAAATGTACGCAGATTGA
- the pssA gene encoding CDP-diacylglycerol--serine O-phosphatidyltransferase: MTQFRNRKPLDLRRRSIYLLPNLFTTGALFAGFYAIVQSMNGRFEFAAIAIFVAMVLDGLDGRVARMTHTQSEFGAQYDSLSDMVSFGVAPSLVMYEWALKGLGKWGWFAAFIYCCSAALRLARFNTNIDVVDKRYFQGLPSPAAAALVAGFVWVMLDNHYSGEQMRWYAAVLTTFAGVSMVTNLRFYSFKTINMRKSVPFIVVFMIALFFILISVDPPIVLFLLFLGYCLSGYVLWLLDLRARPSTPQH; the protein is encoded by the coding sequence ATGACCCAATTCCGTAATCGCAAACCTCTTGATCTGCGTCGTCGCAGCATCTATCTATTACCTAACCTGTTCACCACGGGCGCACTGTTTGCTGGCTTCTATGCCATCGTGCAATCTATGAATGGCCGGTTCGAGTTCGCCGCCATTGCTATTTTCGTCGCGATGGTGCTCGACGGATTGGATGGTCGCGTCGCGCGTATGACTCACACCCAGAGTGAGTTCGGGGCGCAATACGATAGTTTGTCAGATATGGTGTCATTCGGTGTTGCCCCCTCGTTGGTGATGTACGAATGGGCACTCAAAGGCTTGGGCAAGTGGGGCTGGTTCGCCGCGTTCATCTATTGTTGTAGTGCTGCGCTACGCTTAGCGCGCTTCAATACCAATATCGATGTGGTGGACAAGCGATACTTCCAAGGACTGCCGAGCCCAGCAGCAGCAGCTTTGGTTGCGGGTTTTGTCTGGGTGATGCTAGACAATCACTATTCCGGTGAGCAAATGCGCTGGTACGCAGCGGTACTCACTACCTTTGCTGGTGTGAGCATGGTCACTAACTTGAGGTTCTACAGCTTCAAAACCATCAACATGCGCAAGAGTGTGCCGTTCATCGTGGTCTTCATGATCGCCTTGTTCTTTATCTTGATCTCGGTCGATCCACCCATCGTGCTGTTCCTGCTATTCCTAGGCTACTGCTTATCCGGCTACGTGCTCTGGCTGCTGGACTTGCGAGCACGTCCATCAACTCCGCAACACTAG
- a CDS encoding SpoIIAA family protein: MITIQQSENLLNAAVLGEFTLADFKQFEEETLYKLKSTGSVNLLFDLRDMVSYTVDVAWEEIKFFSRDHQHDFSKIAVVTNDQWQSWATWLSRAFVDADIRAFADYTEAAAWVAE; encoded by the coding sequence ATGATCACCATTCAACAATCCGAAAACCTACTCAACGCCGCTGTACTAGGCGAATTCACCTTAGCCGACTTCAAGCAATTCGAGGAAGAGACGCTGTACAAACTGAAGTCCACCGGTTCGGTGAACTTGCTGTTTGACCTACGCGATATGGTGAGTTACACGGTGGATGTAGCTTGGGAAGAGATCAAGTTCTTCAGTCGCGACCACCAACACGACTTCAGTAAAATCGCCGTAGTGACTAATGACCAATGGCAATCGTGGGCAACTTGGCTGTCACGCGCGTTTGTAGATGCAGACATCCGTGCCTTTGCCGATTACACTGAAGCGGCTGCTTGGGTAGCTGAATAG
- a CDS encoding acetolactate synthase 3 catalytic subunit, with protein MEMTGAEIAIRCLQEEGVEYLFGYPGGAVLFIYDELYKQDKVKHILVRHEQAAIHAADGYARSTDKVGVALVTSGPGATNAVTGIATAYMDSIPLVIISGQVPTSFIGEDAFQEVDTIGITRPCVKHNFLVKNAKDIATTIKKAFYLAKSGRPGPVLVDIPKDVSAQKVEFSYPTSVNIRSYNPSQHGDIGAIRQAAQLLLNAKRPMIYAGGGVVLSSAASQLTELVRLLGFPVTNTLMGLGGYPATDKQSLGMLGMHGTLEANMAMQNCDVLLAVGARFDDRVIGNVAHFAQNPRKIIHIDIDPSSISKRVKVDVPIVGDVAHVLGDLLAVLHSSRQQPDAQSLAAWWAQIADWRSKNSLIYRNSDEVIKPQFVIETLYDLTGGDAFVTSDVGQHQMWAAQYYKFDQPRRWINSGGLGTMGFGLPAAMGVQLAHPGAQVACVTGEGSIQMNIQELSTCKQFRLPIKIIALNNRYLGMVRQWQEFFHGNRYSESYMDALPDFAKLAEAYGHIGIRVEKPSDVRPALQEAFARKNDLVFLDFQTDPTENVYPMVPGGKGLSEVILAEDL; from the coding sequence ATGGAAATGACGGGCGCAGAAATAGCCATCCGCTGTTTGCAGGAAGAAGGAGTCGAATATCTGTTCGGCTACCCCGGCGGAGCGGTGTTGTTCATCTATGATGAGCTGTACAAGCAGGATAAGGTCAAGCATATTTTGGTGCGCCACGAGCAGGCTGCCATTCATGCGGCTGACGGCTATGCGCGCTCCACCGATAAGGTGGGTGTGGCGTTAGTGACCTCCGGTCCCGGTGCGACCAATGCCGTCACCGGCATTGCCACTGCTTACATGGATTCCATTCCGCTGGTGATTATCAGCGGTCAGGTGCCGACCAGCTTCATCGGTGAGGATGCTTTTCAGGAGGTCGATACCATTGGTATCACGCGTCCTTGCGTGAAGCATAATTTCTTGGTCAAAAATGCCAAGGATATTGCGACCACTATCAAAAAAGCGTTTTACCTCGCCAAGAGCGGTCGCCCTGGCCCGGTCTTGGTGGACATTCCTAAGGATGTGTCAGCGCAGAAGGTCGAGTTCAGCTATCCGACTTCGGTGAATATTCGCTCTTACAACCCTTCGCAGCATGGAGACATCGGCGCGATTCGTCAGGCCGCACAATTGTTGCTGAATGCCAAGCGTCCGATGATCTATGCGGGCGGTGGTGTGGTGCTGTCGAGCGCAGCCAGCCAGCTGACCGAATTGGTGCGTCTGCTCGGCTTTCCCGTGACCAATACCTTGATGGGCTTGGGTGGTTATCCGGCGACGGACAAGCAGTCGCTCGGCATGTTGGGTATGCACGGTACGCTGGAAGCCAATATGGCGATGCAAAACTGTGATGTGCTGCTGGCTGTGGGTGCGCGCTTCGATGATCGCGTGATCGGAAACGTTGCGCACTTTGCGCAGAATCCACGCAAGATCATTCACATCGATATCGACCCGTCGTCAATCTCCAAACGTGTGAAAGTGGACGTGCCTATCGTCGGTGATGTGGCGCATGTGTTGGGTGATTTACTGGCGGTGCTGCATTCCTCGCGCCAGCAGCCTGATGCGCAGTCGCTGGCCGCTTGGTGGGCGCAGATCGCCGATTGGCGCAGCAAGAATTCGCTGATCTATCGCAACTCGGATGAAGTCATCAAACCGCAGTTCGTGATCGAAACGCTGTACGACCTGACCGGCGGCGATGCGTTCGTGACCTCGGACGTGGGACAGCACCAGATGTGGGCAGCGCAATATTACAAGTTCGATCAGCCGCGTCGCTGGATCAATTCCGGTGGCTTGGGCACGATGGGCTTTGGTTTGCCTGCAGCGATGGGCGTGCAATTGGCGCATCCCGGCGCACAAGTGGCGTGTGTCACCGGCGAAGGTAGTATTCAGATGAACATTCAGGAGCTTTCAACCTGCAAGCAGTTCCGTCTGCCGATCAAGATCATCGCGCTGAATAACCGCTATCTGGGCATGGTGCGCCAGTGGCAAGAGTTCTTCCACGGCAATCGTTATTCCGAGTCCTACATGGATGCGCTGCCTGATTTCGCCAAGCTGGCCGAGGCTTATGGCCACATCGGTATTCGTGTCGAGAAGCCGTCAGACGTGCGTCCAGCTTTGCAGGAAGCCTTTGCGCGTAAGAACGATCTGGTGTTCCTCGACTTTCAGACTGACCCGACCGAGAACGTCTATCCCATGGTTCCAGGTGGCAAGGGCTTGTCCGAAGTGATTTTGGCGGAGGATCTGTAA
- a CDS encoding flagellar brake protein translates to MKNAGESANILMLDQVKLHVGDMMQLHIQSEQGDARYYVSLIGYLKGQSVIVTTPVADGKVMLIREGQPFVVRFFGGKNAYAFSAIAKRVTNVPFPHLHLSYPKEVRGMAVRHSSRARVNLIGSAVTKLGKRIACQVRDISMGGALLVAKEAMGEVDEHLGLNLRVKVSGFEHILDLEAKIRSCHDEAPQADSAALLLHGVCFDNMSPQDGLVLTALLYNSQLGQADEL, encoded by the coding sequence ATGAAGAATGCGGGCGAGTCTGCGAACATCCTGATGCTGGATCAAGTGAAGCTGCATGTGGGCGATATGATGCAGCTTCATATCCAGTCCGAGCAGGGGGATGCTCGTTATTATGTATCGTTGATCGGTTACCTCAAGGGGCAGAGTGTCATTGTCACGACCCCAGTGGCGGACGGTAAAGTGATGCTGATCCGCGAAGGTCAGCCATTCGTTGTCCGCTTTTTCGGCGGGAAGAATGCCTATGCGTTCAGCGCGATCGCAAAGCGTGTGACCAATGTGCCGTTCCCCCATCTACATCTCAGTTATCCCAAAGAGGTACGCGGGATGGCGGTGCGTCATAGCTCGCGCGCTAGAGTCAATTTGATCGGATCGGCGGTAACCAAACTAGGCAAACGCATTGCCTGTCAGGTGCGCGATATCAGCATGGGTGGGGCGCTGCTGGTAGCTAAGGAGGCGATGGGTGAGGTTGATGAGCACCTTGGGCTGAATCTGCGTGTGAAGGTCAGTGGCTTTGAGCACATCTTGGACTTGGAAGCCAAGATACGCTCATGTCACGACGAGGCTCCGCAAGCTGACTCAGCTGCCTTATTGTTGCACGGGGTTTGCTTCGATAATATGTCACCCCAAGATGGCTTGGTATTGACAGCCTTGCTGTACAACAGCCAACTGGGCCAAGCGGATGAGCTTTGA
- a CDS encoding ABC transporter ATP-binding protein: MSEVLSVESLVAQLRNGAVIVDGISFAIRQSETFALLGESGCGKSMTALSLLRLMPDGVALTSGSVRLQGDELLHLTEAEMCRVRGGCMAMIFQEPGLSLNPVLTVGQQIGEVLALHDRLAGTAVQARIVELLQQVGIPDPERRAGEYPFQLSGGMKQRVMVAMALAGEPQLLIADEPTTALDVTIQAQVLQLLRDTQASSGMAILLITHDLGVVAEMAHQVAVMYAGQIVERASRPQLFSQPLHPYTQKLFAALPDARRDGAPLEAIPGSVPALNAMPTGCRFAPRCDRAWELCRAEAPEWTELEGRGVRCHLYSESVVDHLQSLAEKSAPAPNDSPPASRDELLHVRNLKVHFPIRQGILQRTVGHVRAVDGVSLEIATGRTLALVGESGCGKTTAGKAMLQLTAPTAGTVRFCGNELIGLSAQKLREHRAGMQMVFQDPYASLNPRMRVAEILDEGMAALGVGGDGASRQGLMDALLEKVGLSAAAKWRYPHEFSGGQRQRIAIARALAVNPKLLICDEPTSALDVSVQAQILNLLKSLQQELGLSYLFITHNLAVVEYLAHDVCVMYLGRIVERGATAKVLGSPRHPYTQALLSAVPRVDGSGREFVHLIGEMPSPANPPHGCHFHPRCPQVMPLCRERYPDETVLDGGQRVHCHLYAGSLSR; the protein is encoded by the coding sequence GTGAGCGAAGTCCTGAGCGTTGAGTCACTGGTTGCGCAGTTGCGCAATGGCGCGGTCATTGTGGATGGAATATCGTTCGCTATCCGCCAGAGTGAGACATTTGCGCTTCTGGGCGAGTCTGGTTGCGGCAAGTCAATGACAGCACTTTCTTTGCTGCGCTTGATGCCGGATGGCGTAGCGCTGACTTCTGGCTCGGTGCGCTTGCAAGGTGATGAGTTGCTCCACTTGACGGAAGCAGAGATGTGCCGAGTGCGCGGCGGATGCATGGCAATGATTTTTCAGGAGCCGGGGCTGAGCCTGAATCCAGTGTTGACGGTGGGGCAGCAGATCGGTGAAGTGCTGGCTTTGCATGACCGGCTTGCTGGTACAGCGGTGCAGGCCCGTATCGTGGAGTTGTTGCAACAAGTTGGTATCCCCGACCCTGAGCGGCGTGCAGGCGAGTATCCCTTTCAGCTTTCGGGTGGCATGAAGCAGCGCGTGATGGTCGCGATGGCGCTTGCTGGTGAGCCTCAGTTGCTCATTGCCGACGAACCGACCACGGCACTGGATGTGACGATACAAGCGCAAGTGCTGCAACTGCTGCGCGATACGCAGGCTAGTAGCGGCATGGCAATATTGCTCATCACGCACGATCTCGGCGTGGTGGCTGAGATGGCGCATCAAGTGGCGGTGATGTACGCCGGACAGATTGTCGAGCGAGCCTCGCGTCCGCAACTGTTCTCGCAGCCTTTGCATCCTTACACTCAAAAGCTGTTTGCAGCCCTGCCTGATGCCCGGCGCGATGGGGCTCCGCTGGAAGCTATTCCCGGAAGTGTTCCCGCGTTGAATGCGATGCCAACCGGCTGTCGCTTTGCTCCACGCTGTGATCGGGCATGGGAGTTGTGTCGCGCCGAGGCCCCTGAGTGGACAGAGTTGGAGGGACGGGGGGTGAGGTGTCATCTGTATTCGGAGTCGGTAGTAGATCACTTGCAGTCATTAGCTGAAAAATCCGCACCAGCACCTAACGATTCGCCACCTGCTAGTCGCGACGAGCTTCTGCACGTCCGCAACTTAAAAGTCCACTTCCCTATTCGTCAGGGTATCTTGCAACGTACCGTCGGTCATGTACGGGCGGTGGACGGTGTGTCTCTGGAAATTGCTACTGGGCGTACGCTGGCGCTAGTGGGTGAGTCTGGTTGCGGCAAGACCACGGCGGGCAAGGCGATGTTGCAGCTGACAGCCCCTACGGCAGGCACCGTACGCTTCTGCGGGAACGAGTTGATCGGTTTGTCGGCTCAGAAATTGCGTGAGCACCGCGCAGGTATGCAGATGGTATTTCAGGATCCCTATGCTTCACTCAATCCTCGGATGCGGGTGGCGGAGATTCTGGACGAAGGTATGGCTGCCTTGGGCGTAGGAGGTGATGGAGCTTCACGGCAGGGGCTGATGGATGCCCTGTTGGAGAAGGTCGGGCTGAGTGCGGCAGCGAAGTGGCGTTATCCGCATGAGTTCTCCGGCGGTCAGCGCCAGCGTATCGCCATCGCCCGTGCTTTGGCGGTGAACCCAAAGCTGCTGATCTGCGATGAGCCGACTAGTGCGCTGGATGTCTCGGTTCAGGCGCAAATCCTGAATCTGCTCAAATCGCTGCAGCAGGAGTTGGGATTGAGCTATCTGTTCATTACCCACAATCTGGCAGTCGTAGAGTACCTAGCCCACGATGTGTGTGTGATGTATCTCGGGCGTATCGTTGAGCGTGGGGCGACGGCTAAGGTGTTGGGTAGCCCACGCCATCCTTATACGCAAGCCTTACTGTCGGCCGTGCCGCGCGTGGATGGGAGTGGTAGAGAGTTTGTGCACTTGATCGGTGAAATGCCATCTCCGGCAAATCCGCCACACGGTTGCCACTTTCATCCGCGCTGTCCTCAGGTGATGCCGCTGTGTCGAGAGCGCTATCCTGATGAAACTGTGCTGGATGGTGGGCAGCGAGTCCACTGCCATCTGTACGCTGGTTCGTTGAGCCGCTAG
- the ilvC gene encoding ketol-acid reductoisomerase, which produces MKVYYDKDADLSLIKGKQVTIVGYGSQGHAHAQNLKDSGVNVTVALRKGGASWDKAVNAGHQVKEIADAVKGADLVMILLPDESTPAVYHADVAKNLKSGAALAFAHGFNIHYNQIVPPADVDVIMIAPKGPGHTVRSEYLKGGGVPTLIAVYQDNTGKAKDIALSYAAANGGTKGGVIETNFREETETDLFGEQAVLCGGAVELVKAGFETLTEAGYAPEMAYFECLHELKLIVDLMYEGGIANMNYSISNNAEYGEYVTGQRVIADQARAAMKECLANIQNGSYAKQFILEGRTNYPEMTARRRLNAEHPIEVVGGKLRAMMPWIGKNKLVDQSKN; this is translated from the coding sequence ATGAAAGTTTATTACGACAAAGACGCAGACCTGTCCCTGATCAAGGGCAAGCAAGTGACCATCGTGGGCTACGGCTCACAAGGCCACGCACACGCACAGAATCTGAAGGATTCTGGCGTGAACGTGACAGTTGCGTTGCGCAAGGGCGGTGCTTCTTGGGACAAGGCAGTGAATGCGGGTCACCAAGTGAAAGAGATCGCCGATGCCGTGAAGGGCGCTGATCTGGTGATGATCTTGCTGCCGGATGAATCGACACCTGCGGTGTACCACGCTGACGTTGCAAAGAATCTGAAGTCCGGTGCTGCGCTGGCATTCGCGCACGGCTTCAACATTCATTACAACCAGATCGTGCCGCCCGCTGACGTGGACGTGATCATGATCGCCCCCAAGGGCCCAGGCCACACTGTGCGTTCCGAGTACCTCAAGGGTGGCGGTGTTCCCACGTTGATCGCTGTGTATCAAGACAACACCGGCAAGGCCAAGGACATCGCGTTGTCTTACGCAGCAGCCAACGGCGGCACCAAGGGCGGCGTGATCGAGACCAACTTCCGCGAAGAGACCGAGACCGACCTGTTCGGCGAACAAGCTGTGTTGTGCGGTGGAGCAGTCGAGTTGGTAAAGGCTGGCTTCGAGACATTGACCGAAGCGGGTTATGCACCAGAGATGGCTTACTTCGAGTGCTTGCACGAACTGAAGCTGATCGTTGATCTGATGTACGAAGGCGGCATCGCCAACATGAACTACTCCATCTCCAACAACGCCGAATACGGCGAGTATGTCACCGGCCAACGCGTGATCGCCGACCAGGCCCGCGCCGCGATGAAGGAATGTCTGGCTAACATCCAGAACGGTTCCTATGCCAAGCAGTTCATTCTGGAAGGTCGTACCAACTATCCAGAGATGACCGCCCGTCGCCGTCTGAACGCCGAGCATCCGATCGAAGTCGTCGGTGGCAAACTACGCGCCATGATGCCTTGGATCGGCAAAAACAAGCTGGTTGATCAGTCCAAGAACTAA
- a CDS encoding transglycosylase SLT domain-containing protein — MLNRHLSSLLISAALTVVPFASAWADDDSGALSFVTQVQATHPVPVSESDRMAPLLNEVAQDDLWQRIRNGFTLSELDSPLVARHEQWYANRPEYVARMTERAGRYLYFIIEEVEKRGMPTEVALLPMIESAYNPSAYSIANASGIWQFIPSTGKDYGMKQNWWYDGRRDILSATRGALNYLQKLHDQFGDWQLALAAYNWGEGAVQRAQDRNRARGLPTDYASLTMPEETRNYIPKLLAVKNIIASPWNYGLTLPSVPNQPYFTAVTTKEHMDVQVAAKLANISMGEFLALNPAHNRPVMLQNNTNTILLPVDKVNDFYSNLEHFDQPLVSWQGYQTRKGERLDKVAPRFGLTVEKLISINGLSARAKISSGQTLLVPMRDGDADYEFEAFNLHLAPNALAMTSSKKSKDSKGSKSKSKERSKVALLSKRDKSSKRSTKVSSRRETPARGTKLASLSRSGKQSTTRNSKSTRRLHVASNP; from the coding sequence GTGCTGAATCGCCACCTATCATCTCTGCTTATCTCTGCCGCACTGACGGTCGTTCCGTTCGCGTCAGCTTGGGCGGATGACGATTCAGGAGCACTTTCTTTCGTCACCCAAGTTCAAGCCACTCATCCAGTTCCGGTGAGCGAAAGCGACCGGATGGCTCCGCTACTGAACGAAGTGGCGCAAGACGACCTTTGGCAGCGTATCCGCAACGGCTTCACACTCAGCGAGCTGGATAGCCCATTGGTTGCGCGTCATGAGCAATGGTATGCCAACCGCCCAGAATACGTTGCGCGCATGACCGAGCGCGCTGGACGCTATCTATATTTCATCATCGAAGAAGTCGAAAAGCGCGGCATGCCAACCGAAGTTGCGCTGCTTCCGATGATCGAGAGCGCCTACAATCCTTCAGCCTACTCGATCGCAAACGCATCTGGCATCTGGCAGTTCATCCCTTCCACAGGGAAAGACTACGGCATGAAACAAAACTGGTGGTATGACGGTCGCCGCGATATTCTCAGCGCCACACGAGGCGCGCTAAACTACCTGCAAAAGCTGCATGACCAATTCGGCGATTGGCAATTAGCCTTGGCCGCCTACAACTGGGGCGAAGGTGCTGTACAACGCGCCCAAGATCGTAACCGCGCACGCGGCTTGCCGACTGACTATGCCAGCCTGACCATGCCGGAAGAAACTCGAAACTACATACCTAAGTTGCTCGCCGTAAAAAACATCATCGCCAGCCCGTGGAACTATGGATTGACACTGCCATCTGTCCCGAATCAGCCTTACTTCACTGCCGTGACCACCAAGGAACACATGGACGTTCAGGTTGCCGCAAAGCTAGCCAATATCAGCATGGGCGAGTTTCTTGCACTCAACCCAGCACATAACCGCCCAGTGATGCTGCAAAACAATACCAACACCATCCTGTTACCCGTGGATAAGGTTAATGATTTTTACAGCAACCTTGAACACTTCGATCAGCCGCTGGTGAGTTGGCAAGGCTATCAAACCCGCAAAGGTGAACGTCTCGACAAAGTCGCCCCGCGCTTTGGTTTGACTGTGGAAAAGCTGATTTCGATCAACGGTCTGTCTGCTCGCGCCAAAATCAGCTCAGGGCAAACTTTGCTAGTTCCCATGCGTGACGGCGATGCAGATTATGAGTTCGAAGCTTTCAATCTGCACCTAGCTCCCAATGCCTTGGCCATGACCTCCTCCAAAAAGAGTAAGGACAGTAAGGGAAGTAAGAGCAAGTCCAAAGAGCGCAGTAAAGTTGCACTGTTGAGCAAACGCGACAAATCCAGCAAACGCAGCACCAAAGTCTCTTCTCGCAGGGAGACTCCAGCCCGAGGCACTAAGCTGGCTAGCTTAAGTCGCTCAGGTAAGCAGTCCACCACTCGCAACAGCAAATCTACCCGCCGTCTACACGTCGCATCCAACCCCTGA
- the ilvN gene encoding acetolactate synthase small subunit, with protein MRHIISLLMENEAGALSRVAGLFSARGYNIESLTVAPTEDATMSRMTIVTSGSDDVIEQINKQLNKLIEVVAVMDLTEGAHLERELMLVKVRAVGEGREELKRLTDIFRGRIIDVDASSYTIELTGTGSKLDSFVQAIDASLMLEVVRTGASGIGRGERILKL; from the coding sequence ATGCGGCACATCATTTCTCTGCTGATGGAAAACGAAGCTGGTGCGCTGTCGCGCGTGGCGGGGCTGTTCTCGGCACGTGGTTACAACATCGAGTCGCTCACGGTGGCGCCTACAGAAGATGCCACCATGTCGCGCATGACCATCGTCACCAGTGGTTCTGACGACGTTATCGAGCAGATCAACAAGCAACTCAATAAGTTGATCGAAGTGGTTGCGGTGATGGATCTGACGGAAGGCGCACATCTGGAGCGCGAGCTGATGCTGGTCAAGGTGCGTGCGGTGGGTGAGGGGCGCGAAGAGTTGAAGCGCCTGACCGACATCTTCCGTGGCCGTATCATCGATGTGGATGCCAGTAGCTACACCATCGAATTGACGGGCACCGGCTCCAAGCTGGATAGCTTTGTTCAGGCGATAGATGCCAGCTTGATGCTGGAAGTCGTGCGTACCGGAGCATCCGGTATTGGTCGCGGCGAGCGAATTCTCAAACTTTAA